In a single window of the Paenibacillus sp. MMS20-IR301 genome:
- a CDS encoding TetR family transcriptional regulator, whose protein sequence is MNKSGPFLSKTEILNAAEQTLRRYGPDKASVTDVAKLLGVSHGTLYRHFPSKAALREAVTERWLEEKIVAPLSETAGTVPENALEHLGKYLAELSELKYQYAAQDSEMFKMYAAVTEESAGLIEAHIGRILDQISMIINRGIEQQQITGNTDAAILARSVFYATARFHHPAHAYEWRSPEIRQQFRQLWTLLEQGLSPR, encoded by the coding sequence GTGAATAAATCAGGACCTTTTTTGAGCAAAACCGAAATACTGAATGCCGCAGAGCAAACCTTGCGCAGGTACGGGCCGGACAAGGCCTCGGTTACGGATGTAGCCAAACTGCTGGGCGTAAGCCACGGAACGCTATACAGGCATTTTCCCAGCAAAGCTGCTCTTAGGGAGGCTGTGACAGAACGCTGGCTGGAGGAGAAGATCGTAGCCCCGCTAAGCGAGACCGCCGGGACAGTCCCGGAGAATGCTCTTGAGCACCTGGGCAAATATCTGGCCGAGCTCTCTGAGCTTAAGTACCAATATGCCGCGCAGGACAGCGAGATGTTCAAAATGTACGCCGCCGTCACAGAGGAATCTGCCGGACTGATCGAAGCACATATCGGACGGATTCTGGACCAGATCAGCATGATTATCAATAGAGGTATAGAACAGCAGCAAATTACGGGAAATACGGATGCTGCGATACTCGCGCGCTCTGTCTTCTATGCCACAGCCCGCTTCCACCATCCGGCCCATGCCTATGAATGGCGCAGCCCGGAGATCAGGCAGCAATTCAGGCAGCTCTGGACACTGCTGGAGCAGGGACTCTCACCGCGATAA
- a CDS encoding PLP-dependent aminotransferase family protein, which yields MPFGAWAPDPASPRPLHSQISAYFLGKISSGAWPAGMRLAPQRELARRLGVNRSTVVTALGQLAALGLIEGRRGGGTVIAGGRAAVRSPAGPAAVPDQDEAQPAGNWNDYVEEGSYYPNLPTVQDINRLEYEPGLIRLGTGEPAPELLPGPAINRVLAGLSRQKLPPLSYEEPLGNPGLRAAVSRTLAATGITADPASILITSGALQGLQLIALGLLPRGSTILLEKPSYLYSIHAFQSAGVKFSGLPMDGHGLIPEQLAAEAVRSRAAMLYSIPSFHNPTGILMNEQRRSELMQITGSLGLPILEDGAYQELWLDTPPPPPLKALDREGRVLHLGTLSKAASPGLRIGWIVGPEPVVRRLADIKMQTDYGASSLSQLAAARWLEGGYHEEHLQVLRSRLRERRRLLLELLAVHCTGLASWNIPAGGFYIWLTLHRPAAPRKLFTAALQAGLLLNTGDLYDRSDARHLRLSYAYASPAELERGIALLAELIR from the coding sequence GTGCCGTTTGGAGCCTGGGCGCCTGACCCTGCCTCACCGCGGCCGCTGCACAGCCAGATCTCGGCCTACTTCCTGGGCAAGATCAGCAGCGGAGCCTGGCCTGCCGGCATGCGCCTCGCCCCGCAGCGCGAGCTGGCCCGCCGGCTTGGCGTCAACCGCAGCACCGTAGTGACGGCTCTGGGGCAGCTGGCTGCACTGGGCCTGATTGAAGGAAGGCGGGGCGGCGGAACTGTAATCGCTGGCGGACGAGCCGCAGTCCGTTCCCCTGCCGGCCCCGCAGCCGTTCCGGATCAGGATGAGGCTCAGCCTGCCGGCAACTGGAATGATTATGTGGAGGAAGGCAGCTATTATCCTAATCTGCCGACTGTGCAGGACATCAACAGGCTGGAGTACGAGCCCGGGCTGATCCGGCTTGGCACCGGTGAGCCTGCCCCGGAGCTGCTGCCCGGCCCGGCAATAAACCGGGTGCTGGCCGGGCTCTCCCGGCAGAAGCTTCCGCCGCTGTCCTATGAGGAGCCGCTCGGCAATCCGGGGCTGCGCGCTGCGGTAAGCCGGACGCTGGCGGCAACCGGCATTACTGCCGATCCGGCCTCCATCCTCATCACCTCGGGGGCGCTGCAGGGGCTGCAGCTTATTGCACTGGGGCTTCTGCCGCGGGGCTCGACTATCCTGCTGGAGAAGCCCTCCTATCTCTACTCCATTCATGCCTTCCAGTCTGCCGGAGTGAAATTCAGCGGATTGCCTATGGACGGGCACGGGCTGATCCCGGAGCAGCTTGCCGCCGAGGCTGTCCGCAGCCGGGCGGCGATGCTCTACAGCATCCCCTCATTCCACAATCCCACCGGGATTCTGATGAATGAGCAGCGGCGCAGCGAGCTCATGCAGATTACGGGCAGCCTGGGTCTGCCCATTCTCGAAGACGGGGCCTATCAGGAGCTGTGGCTGGATACGCCGCCGCCGCCCCCGCTTAAGGCGCTGGATCGCGAGGGACGGGTGCTGCATCTGGGCACACTGTCTAAGGCGGCCAGCCCCGGCCTGCGCATCGGCTGGATTGTCGGCCCGGAGCCGGTAGTCCGGCGGCTGGCCGATATCAAGATGCAGACCGATTACGGCGCAAGCTCCTTGTCACAGCTGGCCGCAGCCCGCTGGCTGGAGGGCGGCTATCATGAGGAGCATCTTCAGGTGCTGCGCAGCAGACTCCGCGAACGGCGCAGGCTGTTGCTTGAGCTGCTGGCCGTTCACTGCACGGGTCTTGCCAGCTGGAATATTCCGGCCGGGGGCTTCTATATCTGGCTGACCCTGCACCGTCCCGCGGCTCCGCGCAAGCTCTTCACGGCAGCACTCCAGGCCGGATTGCTGCTCAACACAGGCGACCTCTATGACCGCAGCGATGCCCGTCATCTCAGGCTCTCGTACGCCTACGCCTCCCCGGCAGAGCTGGAGCGCGGAATTGCCCTGCTGGCTGAATTAATCAGATAA
- a CDS encoding LysE/ArgO family amino acid transporter: MAEAIVHGIILAFGLILPLGVQNIFVFNQGAQHPRFRSVLPVVLTASLCDTLLIGGAVGGVSLVIVSLDWVTPVIYSAGILFLLFMGWRIWRSAPATAEGKRLSPKGQIAYALSVSLLNPHALLDTVGVIGTSSLQYDSAERWVFAAATAAVSWIWFLSLAAAGRILGRVDSSGRIIRGLNSVSALLVWAIAVYMGVQLWRVF; encoded by the coding sequence ATGGCAGAAGCCATCGTGCATGGTATTATATTGGCCTTTGGGCTTATTTTGCCGCTGGGCGTGCAGAATATATTCGTATTCAATCAGGGGGCGCAGCATCCGAGGTTCCGCAGCGTACTGCCGGTTGTGTTAACGGCATCCTTATGTGACACCCTGCTTATCGGGGGGGCCGTGGGCGGTGTCTCGCTGGTGATTGTGTCCCTGGACTGGGTCACCCCGGTGATATACAGCGCAGGGATTCTGTTTCTTCTCTTCATGGGCTGGAGAATCTGGCGCTCTGCTCCGGCCACCGCCGAGGGGAAACGCCTGTCACCGAAAGGACAGATAGCCTACGCACTGTCGGTGTCGCTCCTCAATCCGCATGCACTGCTGGATACAGTGGGTGTTATCGGGACAAGCTCACTGCAATATGACTCAGCGGAGCGCTGGGTGTTTGCGGCAGCAACGGCGGCAGTCTCCTGGATCTGGTTTCTCAGTCTTGCCGCCGCCGGCCGGATACTTGGCAGGGTGGATTCAAGCGGCCGGATCATCCGGGGATTAAACAGCGTTTCAGCCCTGCTGGTCTGGGCGATCGCTGTGTATATGGGAGTTCAGCTGTGGAGGGTATTTTGA